The Terriglobus roseus region AGATCGCCCTGAATGGTCAGGTCGAGGTCTCGGACAGAAGCGCCCGCCGTCAGATCGCGGACTGCGCCGCCCGTGAGGAAAATCGTAGCGTCGCTCTCGCGGGCAATCGTGCGGAGTGCACCAACGGCCTTCTGCTGCGCGTGCGAAAGGCGGTTTTCCAGCAGATAGATATAATCAGCCATGTACCGTTCCAGTCTCCAAAGCGCCGGTCCAAAGTGGCCTGCGCGTTGCCGGTAAACAGCGCCAATTCAGCATGTTAGGCGGCGCTGAAAAGCTCAGCACAAAATCTGAGTGTAGCATGCTGCTGTCGCCCTGAATACCCCTCTGCACACATTTTGTTGCGGGCAGAACGCTATAACGCCACAATAGCTTCGACCAGCCATAATCAACAGGCGGAGTCCAAACGGGAGAGCAATGGCGGGATCGCAGAAAAAGGTTGTTCTTCGCCGCTTCTCGCCAGGTCTGTTATGGGGCTATCTACCCACCAGCGGCTTCGCCCATGCCGGCTTTCTGGATTTGCTGGACCTCAGCGGCAGGATTCAGAGCATCCCTCTATCCGACGTAAAGTATGCCGCCTTCGTGCGCGACTTCAACACGAACGACACCTCTGCCCCGGAACGACTGCTACGTAAGACATTTCTGGCGCGCCCGCGAACTGAAGGCCTCTGGCTGCGGCTAACCCTCCGTGATGGTGACCGGATGGAAGGCATGGCTTCTTTAGATCTCACCCTTGCCGATGGTTGGGTCGAGGACATGGGTGTTCAGCTTGTGCCACCCGACATCCGTGGGAATA contains the following coding sequences:
- a CDS encoding DUF6982 domain-containing protein, with the translated sequence MAGSQKKVVLRRFSPGLLWGYLPTSGFAHAGFLDLLDLSGRIQSIPLSDVKYAAFVRDFNTNDTSAPERLLRKTFLARPRTEGLWLRLTLRDGDRMEGMASLDLTLADGWVEDMGVQLVPPDIRGNTQRLYVPRAAIDQMEVLAVVTSPSKRKTSTPMPSEETQQPDLFSMPLPPDSRTH